The sequence ATGATGACAGGGTGCATATATGAGTATCCACAGAACCTCACTCTGGTTTAAATAAGCAAAGTTACCCGATCTATAATTTTTTATAACAAACAAAGTTAATTATGAAAATTAGTGCATGAGACGAAACAACATATTTTTTCGTTTTTAAATAATAGGCAGGTTTCATGTTTATTTAGTACATAAGATCAGCCTATTTTTTTAAAACGGAGACGGTAGTAGTAATAAATGAGGAGTCTTATCTGCTTCTCTTTTCATAATGATGATTGAACAGCACTAATCATCTGAAGTGCGATCTAAAGATATATCGATCAACCAATACCATAGACGATTCTTTTTATGAGAGCCTCATCCGATTCATGGGTATTCTTTATGCCTAGGATGTCATCTTTTCTTTGCAATATGGAGAACGTTCTACCATTCTACAGTTTTTCATAAACATCTTTATTGCCCTACCTTCAAAATGTTTATGAAAGCGTATCCCCACTTTTGACAACAAGATAGCTACAGCCAatcagggccggccctgagatTTGGATGCCCCGAAGTTATGGTAAAATTGTTGCCCCATCCATCCTGGTACCCGTACACGTTTGAGATAAATTGAGCGGCACAGTTTTGTTGTACATTTCCACTTCAATAAGACTACTGATCACCAACTGTAATATGATTAATAGGAAGTTCATATTAATATCCATGTACGATGACTGCCAATAACCCTTTCCGGCAGACAATCGGGAGAACAATAATTCTTCCCTGTTAGACATGCCAATTGTGTACAACACGGACAACATTGAGCACGCCAAAACTTACCAAACTACTAACTATTTTTAGATTGCAAAAAAATCCTTACAACCATCCCTTGAGTTATAAGTCTTCCATATAATTCGGGTGTAAATAATCACTTATGCAGCACAAAGGTACATTCTGAACTTGAAAGTTTAATCACTTATGCACATACCTTTCTAGCAGATGTACAATAGGTGCTACCAAATCGATCAATCATCAAACCAATCACCATGATCTGCAGATCCAAAAGCGCATGTTGATAAAGAACCCATTGTTGccaatcttcttaaagaaaaccACAATCCATTTGCAAGGAAAAAATTCTCCTCCCCACTTACCAGGCATTTGGGAAAACAATTTATGTGCCTTCCAAGACACAGAagttttgataaaattgaagattcGAAGTAGTTTTAGAACAAATACAAAACAACCAACCAACAAACAACGGAAAATTTAAGTTTAACTGAATTGAGTACTTGAAGTTTCTGCCCTAAAATATTAAATCGGGGATTCTTTTTAGAAAACTCAAAAAAACTAAATTGAATTTGTATCATGATTGTTGCATCTTTATAATGAATAATCAATTTTACATGAGTAGTCACCGTTAACGGTGGTCGACGTAATAGAGAGGGAGAAAGAGGGATTTAGAACAGTACAGACCAGAAAAGATCGATTGAGGCTAAACAAAAGTTtgtttctgaaatttttaattatatttttataGTGGGACTACTACGTAAAATATTTATCTATAATGTGCCCCTTATTTTCTTACGAATTCGTCCCAATGTTTATCTCTAATTACATTTTAAATCAGTTTTGCCTTTATTTTAACCATGACACCCCTAGCTTTGTTGCCCCCACTGGTTGCTGCCCCAAAGTCAACCTTCGTTGACTTTGCCTCATGGCCTGCCCTGCAGCCAATCTTGAACGTAAAATCTTAGACACGAATGATAGGTGTTGCCATGACTTTTCTATGGTGTTTTTGGCATGTAATGTTGATTGGCCTAAATTGTACTGGTGGGACACGTCGGTGAAATGACGCTGACCAAACCCTTAAATAATTAAGTGAGTGGCGCCATATGGCAACATCAGATCACCCGATGAAAAAACTCAATTTCTTTCTGGGAAATTTGGATCCATcaatttttctatttttctttacgATGAAAACTAAGGAATATCAATATACGATGACACAGTTGTCTTTTTGGGAGGGATAAAGAGCGACCAGGATGGGTTCTGGAAACACAACTAGGAGACCTGATTTCGTAGTCCAACAATGACAGATCTTTGCCGTTCGTTGTGTGTTTATTGAGATCTTCAGCCGTCCTTTGTCTTTCCTTTTTACAAGAGACAAAGAGCGGCCATGATTGAATTTTTAAAAAGACAAAGAGTGGCTTGGATTAAATACGGATTTGTGGTTTGGTGGATTTAAAACGTGATTACCATTTAAAACCATTTAAAACTATCAGATGTAACCCACTACCATCTTCGGTTATTGTAACCAATTCATAACTTACTTAAACGAGGAAGCGAAATTTTCGTTATGAAGCAAATCCATATTTAATCGATTTAGCAAATCACACTCCCACCCTCCCTGAGTTTTTCTCATTCCTCCTCATTATTTCATTCAAAGCTGGACGCTGGACGGCTATTATTCTTGGAATTAAGTCGTGGAGCGTTTCAATTTTTTCGGTCATCAACGTAAATCCTAACTATCCCCAGCTTCTTGATCGCCTGTTTATTTTCGTCGTTGTATAAAGTTGAAGCTCTTCATAATCCAAATTCTAGGGTTTCACCATTCAATCTTGCAATACTGTGATTCGTACGGTTAGACCTTCAacctcttttctttgtttccgttTAATTTGGCGATACCGTGATGTGATTTGTTCTTCGCCTGTTCTTTGTCCCCGTTTAAGTGTTCCCTCTATCTACAATCTCTACTTTTGAGTTGTTGCTTTGCTAGATCAATTActtgaataaaataaaaaattatgagtATTTAAGGAAAGACCATGGGGTCTTTTGGTTTATATTCTCCCAGAAAAcaattttctttatcttcttagTTTGAAGACGCAAAAATGGATTTTGCTAGGGAGAAACATATGACTGCATATACGAAAGCCACCATTCAACAAATGCGGGAAATCGTAGAGATTAAATAGAAATTTGTAATTATTTATAAGGTTCTTTTGATTGCAAaaataacccaattttttgggtgCATGCACGCTGAAGTTCTTCACAAATTGTGCACAGTGCCCGGCTAGATTAGTTTCGTTACTTTGTGTCTTTTGATGGGGGGTCATTGAGATTATTTAAGAAATAAAATTTCAGTACGTTGATCACTTGATCTAGCCTAATTTTGATGTTATATTTTCTGAGTTTTTATCAGGCAGTGGGATAATTAGAAGCAAGAATTAGAGGGAAGCTACTGTGAAGATGTTTCTACTACACAGTACACAACCCACAAATCTAGAAGGAAAATTGAGCATGTGGACGGAATCTTGGGTATCAGGTAGGAAACATACGTCTCATTATTAGTGGGTGTTTTGCAGAAAATGGGTGTTTTCCCAATAAGGCCATTTTCATATGAAATTTTAGTCGAAAAGTTCACCATGGTGTTTAATCTTCACCATTTTCGGAAAACACCAATAATGTCATATTTTTAGATGTCTACCATTTTAGCTTTCTGACTGTCATATTTTTAGATGTCTACCACTCTGCTATAGACACAGTTGCCTTTTTGGGAGAGACAAAGAGTGGCTGGGATGGATTTTTGGAGAGACAAATAGTGGATGTGATTTTGTATCCCAAAAAGAGAAGATCTACATTGTCTGTTTGTAGAGATCTCTTACATCCACTCTCTTTTGTGCCTAGGTGTCTTTTAGCAGGTGCTTCCACCTTTTGAAAACTTTTCAAACTACTTAACTCCACACTTTCATACGTTACAATGGAATTTGTTCGTTGAAGTTTGACGATGCAGATTAGATCATAAATTCAACATTGAATACAACCAGTGTTTGGAGGAAATCAAAGCCGAAGATCACGGTTTGATCATAAAATCTGCAGCGTAAGTTAACTAAATTCAATAGCTATCTACCGTCCATTGACCTATGTTGGTCTGTATTCATTAAGGTtggcgttttttttttcttttaggtgATAaacatttagggttttgttttaaaCTGTTGGGTATACTTTTTTCTTTCAGTGTTGCTAGATTCATGGATGAGTGAGATATGTCCACAGTTGCATCTTTAACACCCCTAATCGCACGAAGAAAGTGATGAAAATTGTTCCCTTCAAATGGCAATCCACAGTCCCTGTTACATTTAGGCACAACTACATCTATCAAACCAGCAATCACAGGAAGATTGTACGAAATAGTGTGACCGGCCCGGAATTTGGAATACCATCCTCAACTACATCCTCAACTACAGGTGAGTTTGTAACAAAGCTAATTCAGTTAAACAAAGAGaaaatgcaaaaacaaagatgggATGCATCCATGCAAGTAGAAAAGATTCGCGCATCAAAAACAAAAGGAACGAAAACAAGGAAGAATACATCAAAGGTACTTTTTAAAGATTGTATTGTTGATTCTGATCATATCTTACTTTGGTTTAGGCTATTGAAATTTGAAAGTCTGTGGCTGAATTTTCAGGCCAAAAAAAGTGTGGTGCAGCGAACAACAACTAATGGTTTGTTCTTGGACACAAATTATCCATGTTTATCTATATATGGCGAGGTATGCTAATTCATTGGCACACGGTTAGTTCAACAATGATTGATACCTACTTCTTAGTGTCTCACACTTTTTAATCGCTGTAACAGATGGATCGTGACTTAGATTACGCGGTAAGAAAATCCAATAATCATATTTTTAGATGTCTACCATTTTAGCTTTCTGACTGTCATATTAACGGAAACTCTCGATTTCACAAGATTAAACATTTAGCAAGGAATGGTGTTCTGATTGACTTTCATGATATGAAGGTTTGTTCATTCTATGTTTTCTATcagttttatcttattttattttccatgaaatgtgatctattttccatgatttgatggtAAAAGCCGATTGAGGACCGGCTGATTGTGACTGATTTGGGGAAGAAAAAATACGTTGCTACTCCCGAGGTAAACGATATCACATTCTCAAACATTCTTACCAGTCATTTTGTTTTTTATGTACACAAAGTTACAAATTTTTGTAGAAAGACAGGCAAATGGGAGACAAAATTTATCTTAGTTTGCACTATGGGCCTCAATGGAAGCAAAAACATAAGATACTACTCAGATCGTtcccattaatttttttttttctatcaatTGAATTTAATTTGCTAAGACTGTGGCAATGCATTTATTTATGAAATGCACAGAACTAATGAATTGCTTATACTCAGATTGTTGTACGTGCTCCTCATTGGCGACACATGCTCCTCATAAACACTTTTACATTTTCAAACGTGGTGAAGAAAATGTACCCTAAAAATGGATAAATGGCAGCAAAGACAATTGAGAGGTGTGGATATTGTTTGCAAACCTCTACGCAAAGTATTTTACAATGTTTTACCATTAAGTGTCATCCGTTGGCATAATCACATGCCACCTCAATAAAACTAATTTGCTATTTCCAATTCAGCATAGTGAGACAATGGTACATCATATTTCACTTGCCAAGTGTGGTATATCCTGATGCATGTAATTTTAGTATTTCttaaatttgaaattaaaatattTGTTATTTTAGTATCCAGTGAAAATTTGAACTAACATCGTTACCAATAGTATACCACAAATTGAAAGGATTTGAATATGCCGGAAGCGCAAAGCCCATCGCACCGAAGGAGCATGAGAGGTTAAGTCCAGTGAGAAATCACTGATAATAAGCATCACTACCTAAAATGTACAGGAAGAGTacaatgttcatgtttaaaaaagAAAGGATAGTTTCTTTCTTAATTTTGATGACCCTTTTTACTACCGTCTCTAACAAAATATACACCATTTTCATGTTTCGAGACTGATTCACATCATGTAGAATATCAACCGAATTAAATGAAACACGACTAAATATAAATGGCCGACGCGCCGAATATCGGAGTGTATGAGTCGGTATTGAATGGATACAAAAGTTAAGGAAAAACTGAAAAAATGAATAAATAATAACTGTGCACACCCACTACCTTGCAGTTTCATGATTTGTATCTTTCCAGTAGTGGGAGCAGTTCAAAACGATGAAGTTTTATTGAGATCATTACTCTATAAATAGACTGATTAGGTGTTCTTAAAACAAAATTATAAAAGTTCATTCTCTGGAAGTTTTAACATGTGAGTACAAGTCATTACATCGACAATTATATTCTGCACTCTGTTCGATTTGATTTATTGGATTTAAGCTATCCCAGTTTCAAATCTGGGAAGAAAGTGAAAAGCGACTAGATTTACCTCAAAGAATTCTTTTTAGGtgatcaaatatttggatgaaaGAGACAtgaaaaacttactatcatcCATCAATTTATTGATCTAATGATGGCCTTTAATTACCCATCTTATAGTTTAACAAATCTCATAACCAGGATGACAAATTAAGAAGTTTTCCATTTTTTCATGGTGAGATGCGGATCATCGATCGACTGTCTGATTAGAgcctatataaaaaaaaaggattattaACCTTCATCTTACAACACCTTATACACTAACTACATTTTCTATTAATGAATGCAGGAGACACACGAATCATGAGAATCAAACAAATGATGGAGTTCACATGCTCTATAATGGACATAATTTGACTACCCAAGTTATTGTAAgcataattttggaaattatgTTGAGTTGTTTGTTTTATgctgtttaatttttatttttttagttaacatactTTAATTTTTATGTTATCAGCATCCGTCAGTTGCATATAGGACAGTGATTCTCGAGAGGTTAAAAGATGCGCATAGCGAGACAACAACCGAACAGCCACCGCGGTGTGTTGTTGCGGGTCCACCACAGGCGAGAAATAATCTAACATCGACAACATCATCTCGAAGATCAGCAGCCCAAAGGCGACGACGTGAGATAGAAAAACAACACAAAGAGATGAGAGAACAGGAGCATCGTGAGAAAGGagcacaaattgaaagagaagcaGATGCAGAACGACGACGAGCACTAAAGGGAAAGGGAAAAGTTATTACTGAAGAGGTGCGCATACATAGTAATTAATTGATTTTATtgttaaaatttgaaaatttacaaATTTATTTACCAAAACTATAGAATCCTCCATGCAAACGGATGCGCCCGAGTGGTATACAGATTAGAGAAAGCGAGGCTGTACCACATGAGCATGTGCAGAGTCATATGAAGAGGTGAATTAACTTGAACGTTAAATAATTTACTCGCGCACATATATAATTATCATTtttaagttcaaaaataaaagaatcaTAGTGGTTGACAAAATTTACAATGCAGTCGGTTGTATTACATAGGAGAGTTGGTAGCACATCAGACGCTCAAaacactgaaatgtaaggatttAAAAAATTAGATTGcataaatttatttagtttttgcATAGGGTAAGCTAGATTACCTGATTATCACTATGCAGTCCGTCTATTAATATTAGAGAAGATGATGGGGTGTCGGATACTTACGAAATTGACGAAGTAGATTACGACACTGAAGAAATACATGATCCAAATACTTTTATCAATCAGGTAGCTGTTGTTGCTACCGATGTACGTCATTTTCTGGGACAAATGGATGTCAAATGTCAGCACTGCGGCGCATTGCACTGGATGGCAGAAAAATTTACAAATTCATCTTtaataaacccaaaatttgggtCATGTTGTCTCCAAGGAAAATTTTTCCTACCGTCACTGCGTGAACCACCGGTAGTCATCAGATAATTGTTTGACGGAACCGACGCCGAATCAATTTCTTTTCGGAAATATATTCGAGAGTATAATACAACTAATGCGTTTACTAGCCTTGGATGCAAATTAGATACAAGAGCTTTGAAAGGGAGAGGTCCGAGACCTTTCTCAATACATGGGGAGTTGAGACATTTAACCGGAGGTGTTCTACCAGCTCCTGGAGGTGTTTTACCAGCTCCTGGGACTGAGAGGATGGCGGTTTACTCCCAACTGTACATATATAATCCAGCCTTTTCATTGTTTGTCCGTGGCGAAAGAAATCCTCAGTTAAATATGAATGTCCTACAGAAAATTCAGAATACTATGATCCAATTCAATGTTTTTTATACCAAGTATCGTCAGGCTTATGCAATTTTAGACCAAATGAGTCCGGCCGACCAGAATATCAGAGTTTCACTTCAATATAACAAGTCGACTGATAGTAGGCGTTATAATCTTCCGACAACAGATGAGATTGCGGTTATCGTTCCTGAAAATACTTATAAGGAGACTGGGGTGCGAGATATTATATTGCATTTGAGAGAAAACAACGGATTGAAACAAATTTCGGAGTGTCATCCGGCATACTTGCCTTTACATTATGTTTTACTATTTCCTTTTGGTGAGCTGGGATGGTCACCAACAATGAGGCAATGGGATGCAGTCACCAAAACCTATACGAAAACAAAATTATCTTAAATGGAGTATTACAGTTACCACATATTTGAACGTGCAGAAGAATATTCAACCATCTTAAGAGCCGGAAAACTATTTCAAGAGTTTTTAGTTGATGCATGGGCTGCTACAGAGCAAAGTAAGTTGGCATGGCTCATATTCAACCAACCAACTTTGCGTTTTGACCTCTACAGTTGCATTGCAGATATGAAAAATGCGGATTTAAATCCGGGTTGTAGAGGTAATCCTGTTATTTTACCATCTTCACACACTGGAAGCGGGAGGAATATGTACGAGATATACCAGGATTCGATGGCTATTACACGTTTTCATCACCATCCAGATATTTTTCTTACAATGACTGCAAACCCAAATTGGCCAGAAATAAAAAATGCACTTTTACCCAATCAGAGTGTCACTGATCGTCCTGATTTGGTAGCTCGAGTTTTTGAGCTGAAAAGAAAAGCATTGATGAaagaaataaaggaaaaaaagGTGTTCGGCACGGTGGTCTCCCATGTTTATACCATCGAGTTTCAAAAACGTGGGCTACCACATATGCATGCTCTTATATTTTTGAAAGATTCGGAAAAAATTCGTACGGCAGACATGGTTGATAAATTTGTTTCGGCTGAATTTCCTAATGAGATAAATGACCCAATATTGTTTGATACCGTAAGCAAATGTATGGTTCATGGTCCATGTGGAGAGCGAGATCCATATGCAGCGTGTATGGAAAAAGGAAAATGTACAAAAGGATATCCTAAGAAGTACACCGACACAACAACTTTGGACGAGGGTGGGTATCCGATTTATCGTCGTCGTCGGGATGGAATAGAAGTTACtgtcagaaacaacaaaaaggcgTATAATATAGATGTTGTACCCTATAACCCGCATCTGTCAAGAATGTTCAATTGCCACATCAATGTGGAAATATGTGCAGGAATAAGAGTTGTAAAATATATTAACAAATACATTTACAAAGGTGGTGACCGAGCtacgatggttttgggagaacaTGACGAGATTCAACAATATATTGATGCGAGGTACATTGGACCACCTGAGGCTGTATGGCGTTTGATTGAGTACCACTTGCATGAAGAATATCCTGCTGTACAACGGTTGGCAATTCATTTACAGAATAGGCAACGGGTTGTTTATAACACAAGGAAATCAATGGCCTCGGTTATACTAACAACACAGGAACATAAGACGACTTTGATGGGTTATTTTGAATATTATGCTAAAAATCCTAATGCTCCGGCATATACTTATCAACAGTTCCCGCAACACTTTGTATGGTGTAAAAGGGTTAAACAGTGGAAAATTAGACAACAAGGATTTGCAATTGGAAGAATGTATTTTGTTAGCCCTAACGCTGGAGAGTTGTACTACTTACGTATGTTACTCACAACTGTTAGAGGTGCTAATtcttttgaagacttgaagacTGTAAGTAATGGAGACGTAGACGAGGTGCACAATACGTTTCAAGATGCATGTATTGCACTTGGGATTTTAGCACATGATGGAGAATCGGAAAAATGTCTTCAGGAAGCAGTGGTTATGCAAACCGGAAATCAGCTGAGGAAACTATTTTGTATTATCCTATCGCAATGTAATCCATCAAGACCGGAGGTTTTGTGGGCGAAATTTGGAATGAATATATGTGATGATCTACCACATAGATTGCGAAAAAGGTTTAACATCCAGAATCCAACAGATGA comes from Papaver somniferum cultivar HN1 chromosome 7, ASM357369v1, whole genome shotgun sequence and encodes:
- the LOC113295462 gene encoding uncharacterized protein LOC113295462, with product MEYYSYHIFERAEEYSTILRAGKLFQEFLVDAWAATEQSKLAWLIFNQPTLRFDLYSCIADMKNADLNPGCRGNPVILPSSHTGSGRNMYEIYQDSMAITRFHHHPDIFLTMTANPNWPEIKNALLPNQSVTDRPDLVARVFELKRKALMKEIKEKKVFGTVVSHVYTIEFQKRGLPHMHALIFLKDSEKIRTADMVDKFVSAEFPNEINDPILFDTVSKCMVHGPCGERDPYAACMEKGKCTKGYPKKYTDTTTLDEGGYPIYRRRRDGIEVTVRNNKKAYNIDVVPYNPHLSRMFNCHINVEICAGIRVVKYINKYIYKGGDRATMVLGEHDEIQQYIDARYIGPPEAVWRLIEYHLHEEYPAVQRLAIHLQNRQRVVYNTRKSMASVILTTQEHKTTLMGYFEYYAKNPNAPAYTYQQFPQHFVWCKRVKQWKIRQQGFAIGRMYFVSPNAGELYYLRMLLTTVRGANSFEDLKTVSNGDVDEVHNTFQDACIALGILAHDGESEKCLQEAVVMQTGNQLRKLFCIILSQCNPSRPEVLWAKFGMNICDDLPHRLRKRFNIQNPTDELAMDYGLYLLDQLLQRSGKKLEKYESMPRPRHDWGQIVGNRYIWDHRQLQFALSDSVIQSDIEKLNVAQRSAYNAIVDSVNDRNGQMFFLNGSAGTGKTFLYNTIARRCRKDGKIVLTVASSGIASLLLDGGRTTHSTFKIPFEVQDDNSISISKDSDYAQLLKEVRLIIWDEVSMQHRFCVEAVDRLLRDIRSDDRHFGGVTVVLGGDFRQTLPVVSNASREQAVGASIRGSFLWDYITVLTLNQNMRLEQEPENLEFADYLLEIGTNPKEVVNLPSTMGRCQNMHELISSVYPLLVMDEPMSPKYLTERIILSPRNEDVHKINMDALERLHRETYTYFAADKMIRDDHGRDSDFTTEFLNNLSPPGTPPFKLDPKVGCPIMLLRNLAPKEGLCNGTRLVVTRCGRHVIEAKIITGEKAGEVVFIPRITFQPSASELNIQMERR